AACGATTTCGGGAAAGAAAATCTCCGTCAGCAATGCCAGGAAGTTGCTTCGTAGCGGCGAAACGGCGGTGTTGAAAGGTTTTAAATCGAAAGCGGGTAAATCGTTCGACGCTAAGTTGAAATTGAACGAAGGCAAGGTGCGTTTCGACTTTTAACCGATTGCAAATCGGTCTTGGACCGAGCGAATCGATGGATTGACCATTTCCATATCTTTCCCCCTGATTCGTTGGGATGGATAAAGGTCAGGACTCGATTTCCATTTCCTGCTCCGCTGACGGCTTTTTCTGGGGTCGTCCCCGAAGCCGCAATGTGGACTCGAGACGCAACGCAAAAAATTGCTCACTCCGCCGTGCTCGTTTGGACGGAGCACCAAGGCCCTTCGCACGAATTATTAACGTAAGGGAACTCACGCGAGAGTTTCGACCTGTTCGGCGATCCGCGTCTAGTGACGTTTAGTGAAACGACCGTCATGGAACCATCAACCTCGAAGGGGGTCGCCGTGTATACTTGACTGCTTTCCAAAGGCCCGCAAGACATGAACAATACTAACTTGATCTTCGCCGGCGTTCTTTTCGCCTGTCTGTTCAATGGCCTCCAGGCGGATGCTCAGTCGGGGGCGGCGAGCGGAATCGTGGTCGAGAAGTACGCGCCGCAGAGTGGTTCGTTTCCGGCGTGCACGCATATCGACCACAGTAGCAAGACCGAGATCGTGACCAGCGGCGACCGACTGTTTTTTCGAACCGATGCGAAGTCACCGTTTCGCCAGTCGCCGATCAGTGTCTTGTCCGACGCCCACTCCGTCGTCTTCAACCCCATCGAGAAACGTTTCTACGCAACCGATACCGGCAACCATCGATTGATCACTTTTGCCGATCCCGCAAGCGACCCGTGGGAGACGTTTGCAACATCGATGGCCGGTATCAAGTTGCAGCGTCCGCACGACATCCTGTTCGACGATGCAACCGGTTGGATGTACACGCTCAATCCCGACAACGGCCAGGTGTTTCGGTTCAAAGGAACCGGCGACAGTGCCGCGGTGTTGGATCTATCCAAGCACTTGGGCTATTCTCGTGCGCTGACGATTGCCGGGGGGACGCTGTACGTGATCGGATCCAGTCATGGTGTGGTGGTCGAAGTAACCGACTTCGAAAAGCAAGAGTTCCAAATCCACAGCAGCTATGGAAAAAAAAGGAACGCCGTCGCAGGCAGCTGGCAGGGAACCGGCCTGGTCCTCAACGAC
The genomic region above belongs to Novipirellula galeiformis and contains:
- a CDS encoding YncE family protein — translated: MNNTNLIFAGVLFACLFNGLQADAQSGAASGIVVEKYAPQSGSFPACTHIDHSSKTEIVTSGDRLFFRTDAKSPFRQSPISVLSDAHSVVFNPIEKRFYATDTGNHRLITFADPASDPWETFATSMAGIKLQRPHDILFDDATGWMYTLNPDNGQVFRFKGTGDSAAVLDLSKHLGYSRALTIAGGTLYVIGSSHGVVVEVTDFEKQEFQIHSSYGKKRNAVAGSWQGTGLVLNDVDYYQGHWYATSYFCPSYAGENNCDEHKFIRFKTWRDFKEGTWDDLSHLLPSKVVPYFLTPHSAGLDIGVFSHESRGTAASIYRLTLAPNTP